Proteins encoded within one genomic window of Gloeobacter kilaueensis JS1:
- a CDS encoding membrane protein involved in the export of O-antigen and teichoic acid yields MSSINLSALHKYLAFPLRLWNSPTFTTWSSLAARTLSLIAVFPLVLRQFTPADIVVWSLLSSIISLQTFVDLGFAPTFARVVAFAMGGAKNIRDLRDTGNLTGSGQANWSLMEQICSTMQVIYYRLTLISICVLAILGSLALAKPISLTSDSYQAWAAWVVVLLGSTVALWGNRYNALLQGMNQIALLQRWQVITSLGAIFSGFLVLITGGKLLALVLSNQLWIVVGVLRDRWLCRQVEERRLSSFTYGKLYPEVFEGVWPSAWRSGLGAVFTAGLMQASNLVYAQLGATSGIASYLVALRLIQSVSQFSQAPFYSKLPLLARLRSQGKLVEQVAVATRGMRLAYWSFVVCFIGLGVFGPSLLQLIGSHAEFVNPVMWGLLGTCYFIERYGAMHLQLYSTTNHIVWHIVSVVHGLIFLSFSFILFPFIGVYAFPTALLAGYAGFYARYCARYSYKTFQLKFWQFELSTSLIPLAIILAYCVGATAIYLSTNSYSAL; encoded by the coding sequence ATGTCTTCGATAAATTTGAGCGCTTTGCATAAATATCTGGCTTTTCCATTAAGGCTCTGGAATTCCCCGACGTTCACTACCTGGAGTAGTCTGGCTGCCCGTACTCTTAGCCTGATCGCCGTCTTTCCGCTTGTACTTAGACAATTTACTCCAGCAGATATTGTTGTCTGGTCATTGCTGAGCAGTATTATTAGCCTGCAAACATTTGTGGATCTTGGATTTGCTCCAACCTTTGCCAGAGTCGTTGCATTCGCCATGGGTGGAGCTAAAAATATTCGAGACCTTCGCGACACTGGAAATCTCACAGGGAGCGGTCAGGCCAACTGGAGCTTGATGGAGCAAATTTGCTCCACTATGCAGGTTATCTATTATCGCTTGACACTTATTTCTATTTGTGTGCTTGCAATTCTAGGCTCGCTCGCTCTTGCCAAACCTATCTCACTCACCTCTGATAGCTATCAAGCCTGGGCTGCCTGGGTAGTTGTTTTATTAGGATCGACTGTTGCTTTGTGGGGCAACAGATACAATGCACTGTTGCAGGGAATGAACCAGATCGCTTTGCTGCAGCGCTGGCAGGTGATTACCTCACTTGGTGCTATTTTTAGTGGCTTTCTCGTTCTGATTACAGGTGGTAAGCTACTGGCCCTGGTCTTATCTAATCAGCTCTGGATCGTCGTCGGGGTGCTGAGGGACCGCTGGCTTTGCAGACAGGTCGAAGAAAGACGGTTGAGTTCTTTTACATATGGAAAGTTGTACCCAGAGGTTTTTGAGGGCGTCTGGCCCAGTGCCTGGCGGAGTGGCCTGGGTGCTGTCTTTACGGCTGGGTTGATGCAGGCAAGTAACCTTGTATATGCCCAGTTAGGCGCGACTTCTGGCATCGCATCCTACCTTGTAGCTTTGCGGCTCATTCAATCGGTCAGCCAGTTTTCCCAGGCACCCTTCTACAGCAAGTTACCCTTACTGGCCCGTCTGCGCTCCCAGGGCAAACTTGTTGAACAAGTTGCCGTAGCGACAAGAGGTATGCGGCTGGCCTACTGGTCTTTTGTTGTCTGCTTTATTGGCCTGGGCGTTTTTGGACCTTCTCTGCTACAACTTATCGGTAGCCATGCCGAGTTTGTTAATCCAGTGATGTGGGGATTGCTCGGCACTTGCTATTTTATTGAACGCTATGGCGCAATGCACCTCCAGCTTTACAGTACAACAAACCATATCGTCTGGCACATCGTCAGCGTAGTTCACGGTCTTATTTTCCTGTCCTTCAGTTTTATCCTGTTCCCCTTTATTGGAGTCTACGCATTTCCAACTGCATTGCTTGCAGGATACGCCGGATTTTACGCCCGCTATTGCGCCCGTTACTCCTATAAAACATTTCAGCTTAAGTTCTGGCAGTTTGAATTGTCTACCTCTTTGATTCCGCTGGCTATCATCCTGGCTTATTGTGTTGGAGCCACCGCAATTTATCTTTCTACAAATAGCTATAGTGCTCTTTGA
- a CDS encoding class I SAM-dependent methyltransferase has product MINKVIDAIKAAEAEGLLSADADGILTGFSGKKLVGALQRIASLFAEQAGVCYLEVGVFQGLTLLSVASACRSLPSYGIDNFAFFDPEGKNLAIIKDRMAQLNVQNAVLINKDYEDALETLSTEIGDRKVALYLVDGPHDYRSQLMCLELVIPYLHQQAVIVVDDSNYRHVRQANRDFLVTHPEFKLAFEAYSACHPVNASAVQQQESRNGWWNGVNIIVRDLEQLLPPMYPPTERDRKLFENEHIVHAAAMAEYAPEAVGLLSRTDVVRFLASAVRLYTQVRNSRLHKNARHNNMNTYSMELPKARYNSLVK; this is encoded by the coding sequence ATGATTAACAAAGTCATAGACGCAATAAAAGCCGCTGAGGCTGAAGGACTGCTCAGTGCCGATGCCGACGGGATTCTTACCGGTTTCTCGGGCAAAAAACTTGTCGGTGCTCTGCAGAGGATAGCCAGTCTTTTTGCGGAGCAGGCCGGTGTCTGCTACCTGGAGGTGGGCGTTTTTCAGGGACTGACTCTTTTATCTGTAGCCAGTGCCTGCCGTTCACTGCCAAGCTACGGAATAGACAATTTTGCTTTCTTCGATCCAGAAGGTAAGAACCTCGCGATCATCAAGGATCGGATGGCACAGCTCAACGTCCAAAACGCTGTTTTGATCAACAAAGATTACGAGGATGCACTAGAAACACTTTCGACCGAGATTGGCGACCGTAAAGTTGCTCTGTATCTGGTCGATGGTCCCCACGATTATCGTAGCCAGTTAATGTGCCTGGAACTTGTCATTCCCTATTTGCATCAGCAGGCAGTGATTGTAGTAGATGATTCTAATTATCGTCATGTCCGTCAGGCAAATCGCGATTTCCTGGTGACGCATCCTGAATTCAAGCTTGCTTTTGAAGCTTATTCCGCCTGCCATCCGGTCAATGCCAGTGCCGTGCAACAGCAGGAGTCCAGGAACGGTTGGTGGAATGGAGTGAACATTATCGTCAGGGATCTTGAGCAACTTCTCCCTCCCATGTATCCCCCGACTGAGCGTGACCGCAAGCTTTTTGAGAATGAACATATCGTCCATGCTGCAGCAATGGCTGAGTATGCTCCCGAAGCTGTTGGTTTACTCTCCAGGACTGACGTGGTTCGTTTTTTGGCATCAGCTGTTCGGCTTTACACTCAAGTGAGAAACAGTAGACTTCATAAAAATGCAAGACACAACAATATGAATACCTACAGTATGGAATTGCCCAAAGCACGCTATAACAGCCTTGTAAAATAA
- a CDS encoding class I SAM-dependent methyltransferase — translation MVERTPALKYEFIEPQEQLASVDFKFVENFLKITGRTQLGWHYITDLTWIYRQIKFWPKGLRVLDAGGGGGPVQFLLSELGFEVTNVDMVLKKPPLAYQRRYGTKYERFPSHVTTDYAQLLEAAPPTTVLARLKQQISCWSMITEARAWRYESVHDTWRRQNNLNGQPAQLNWCVGNLCHMPEFPAKSFDAVVSLSAIEHIPITSLSQALQEIHRIVKPQGYWAVTTSGTEQPATWLHEPSQGYCFSENDLVGFFGAIPACQQEPHKVLSNYHNCTYLKDNLAKFYKLSGKYGMPWGHWSPQYIPVGLSQ, via the coding sequence ATGGTGGAGCGAACCCCAGCATTAAAGTACGAATTCATTGAGCCTCAGGAGCAACTGGCCTCAGTGGATTTTAAGTTTGTTGAGAATTTCTTGAAGATCACGGGGCGGACGCAATTGGGATGGCACTATATCACCGACCTCACCTGGATCTATCGGCAGATAAAGTTCTGGCCTAAGGGATTGCGGGTACTGGATGCTGGCGGTGGCGGCGGTCCAGTTCAATTTCTCCTGAGCGAATTAGGTTTTGAAGTCACAAATGTAGACATGGTTCTAAAAAAACCGCCTCTTGCCTACCAGCGGCGCTATGGCACAAAGTACGAACGCTTTCCCAGCCATGTCACTACTGACTATGCACAACTGCTCGAAGCTGCGCCTCCTACAACAGTTCTCGCCCGGCTGAAGCAACAGATTAGTTGCTGGTCCATGATCACCGAGGCTAGAGCTTGGCGGTACGAAAGTGTTCATGACACCTGGCGACGCCAGAATAACCTGAATGGGCAGCCTGCACAACTTAACTGGTGCGTCGGCAACCTATGCCATATGCCCGAGTTCCCAGCCAAATCCTTTGATGCAGTGGTTTCCCTGTCGGCTATCGAACATATCCCCATAACTTCACTTTCACAGGCGCTACAAGAAATTCATCGGATTGTCAAACCCCAGGGATATTGGGCCGTGACAACCTCAGGCACAGAACAACCTGCTACCTGGCTGCACGAACCGTCCCAGGGCTATTGCTTTAGCGAAAATGACCTCGTAGGCTTCTTTGGAGCAATTCCCGCCTGCCAACAAGAGCCGCACAAGGTACTCAGCAACTACCATAACTGTACTTATCTCAAGGATAACCTCGCTAAATTCTATAAACTTAGCGGTAAGTACGGTATGCCGTGGGGTCACTGGTCTCCTCAGTACATTCCTGTGGGTTTGAGCCAGTGA
- a CDS encoding SDR family NAD(P)-dependent oxidoreductase — translation MPDAERTALITGAIGGIGQALCSAFHRAGYRVIAVDRLHGNCQCDLFMQLDLQELCFDKERSAALLAKLHSAVEPSGLNVLVNNAAVQPLNSTEKITLDEWRQTLDINLTAPFLLIQGLLPALERVGGNVVNISSVHAIATKPAFVTYATSKAALGGLTRALAIDLGGRVRVNAINPAATATAMLLAGFVGKEAQFEELSRMHPVGRIAQPEEVASAALFLASTQADFITGASLNLDGGISVRLHDPG, via the coding sequence TTGCCTGACGCAGAAAGAACAGCCCTGATCACGGGGGCGATCGGAGGAATTGGCCAGGCGCTCTGCAGTGCGTTCCACCGAGCGGGTTATAGAGTGATCGCAGTCGATCGCCTGCACGGCAACTGCCAGTGCGATTTATTTATGCAACTCGACTTACAAGAACTGTGTTTCGATAAAGAGCGCTCCGCTGCATTGCTCGCGAAGCTGCACAGTGCTGTGGAGCCGTCCGGACTCAACGTCCTGGTCAACAACGCCGCCGTCCAGCCTCTCAATTCCACCGAAAAAATTACACTCGATGAATGGCGGCAGACGCTCGACATTAATCTGACTGCTCCGTTCTTGCTCATCCAGGGGCTGTTACCTGCTCTTGAGAGGGTGGGCGGAAACGTTGTAAACATTTCCAGCGTTCACGCCATAGCGACCAAACCGGCATTCGTCACCTATGCGACGAGCAAAGCGGCCCTAGGTGGCCTGACCCGCGCTCTGGCCATCGACTTGGGCGGTAGAGTGCGAGTCAATGCGATCAATCCTGCCGCGACAGCGACGGCAATGTTACTGGCAGGTTTCGTCGGCAAAGAGGCACAGTTTGAAGAACTCTCCCGGATGCATCCAGTGGGGCGGATTGCCCAACCAGAAGAAGTTGCCTCAGCAGCTTTGTTTCTCGCCTCGACCCAGGCCGATTTCATTACCGGCGCTTCTCTAAATCTAGATGGCGGCATAAGCGTGCGATTGCACGATCCAGGATAA
- a CDS encoding phosphoglycerate dehydrogenase has translation MRILITCPPMVRRIDEFRHYFVDKNIEVYCPPIVQTLTVDELLTLVPQFDGWIIGDDPATREVFVAGKQGALRAAVKWGVGVDNVDFGAAEDLGIPVLNTPGMFGAEVADVAVSYVTALARETFLIDREVRAGRWPKPCGISLTHKTLALVGFGDIGRSAAKRLLAADMQVIVYDPFFKAVDGLAVEPAPWPERLDEADFIVLTCALTAQNFHMIDAEVLARTRPGVRIVNVARGPLIDQQALVAALESGQVHSAALDVFEEEPLPLTSPLHRHKRCIFGSHNASNTAEAVQRASEKAIQLLFGLLKIA, from the coding sequence ATGCGTATCTTGATCACCTGTCCGCCGATGGTGCGACGGATCGACGAGTTCCGTCACTATTTTGTGGACAAAAATATAGAAGTCTACTGTCCGCCCATCGTACAGACCCTCACCGTCGATGAATTGCTCACCCTCGTTCCCCAATTTGACGGTTGGATTATTGGCGATGACCCGGCCACGCGGGAGGTTTTCGTTGCCGGTAAACAGGGAGCGTTGCGGGCAGCTGTAAAGTGGGGCGTCGGAGTAGACAATGTCGATTTTGGAGCGGCAGAGGATCTGGGCATTCCAGTCCTCAATACACCGGGTATGTTTGGGGCGGAGGTAGCTGATGTAGCGGTTTCTTACGTCACGGCTCTAGCGAGAGAGACATTTTTGATTGACCGCGAGGTGCGCGCTGGCCGCTGGCCAAAACCCTGCGGCATCTCTTTGACCCATAAGACACTCGCACTGGTTGGCTTTGGTGACATTGGACGCAGCGCGGCAAAGCGCCTGTTGGCAGCGGATATGCAGGTGATCGTCTACGATCCCTTCTTCAAGGCAGTTGACGGGTTGGCCGTAGAGCCAGCACCCTGGCCAGAGCGCCTCGATGAGGCAGATTTTATTGTTCTCACCTGCGCTCTCACAGCCCAGAACTTTCACATGATCGACGCTGAAGTTCTGGCGCGAACCAGGCCCGGCGTGCGCATCGTCAACGTTGCCCGTGGGCCGCTTATCGATCAACAGGCTCTGGTCGCTGCCCTTGAGTCGGGCCAGGTCCATTCTGCAGCCCTCGATGTTTTCGAGGAGGAACCTCTGCCGCTCACCTCGCCCCTGCATCGCCACAAGCGCTGCATCTTTGGTTCACACAACGCCTCCAATACAGCAGAAGCTGTGCAGCGCGCGAGTGAAAAAGCGATTCAACTGCTGTTCGGTTTGTTAAAAATTGCCTGA
- a CDS encoding acylneuraminate cytidylyltransferase family protein, whose product MSKTAQVRPQVVALLPMKAHSARVKGKNFRPFCGKPLFRWILDTLLSIVEIERVVINTDARQLLADQGLVGGDRVQIRDRRPEICGDFVSMNLVLADDVANVDADIYLMTHTTNPLLKASTIRSALAAFIDAQLAGKADSLFTVNRFQTRFYRADGSPVNHDPQNLIRTQDLEAWFEENSNLYIFTKASFLATGARIGQRPMMFETPRLESADIDDQEGWDIAEMIAQQQQLATT is encoded by the coding sequence ATGAGTAAAACTGCTCAGGTGCGACCGCAGGTAGTTGCTTTGCTACCGATGAAAGCCCACAGTGCGCGGGTAAAAGGCAAAAATTTTCGCCCGTTTTGTGGCAAGCCCCTGTTTCGCTGGATTCTCGATACACTGCTGTCGATTGTCGAAATCGAGCGCGTCGTCATCAACACCGATGCGCGTCAGCTTCTCGCTGATCAGGGCTTGGTAGGCGGCGACCGGGTCCAGATTCGCGATCGCAGGCCCGAAATTTGCGGCGACTTTGTCAGCATGAATCTGGTGCTTGCGGACGATGTTGCCAACGTAGACGCTGACATCTATCTGATGACCCACACCACCAACCCTCTGCTTAAAGCAAGTACTATCCGCTCGGCACTGGCAGCCTTTATCGACGCCCAGCTTGCGGGCAAGGCCGATTCGCTCTTTACAGTCAATCGCTTTCAGACGCGCTTTTATCGCGCCGATGGCAGCCCGGTCAACCACGACCCGCAGAACCTGATCCGCACCCAGGATCTCGAAGCCTGGTTCGAGGAAAATTCCAACCTGTACATCTTTACAAAAGCGAGCTTTCTGGCGACCGGTGCCCGGATCGGCCAGCGGCCAATGATGTTTGAAACGCCCCGCCTAGAATCAGCGGATATCGACGATCAAGAAGGCTGGGATATTGCCGAGATGATTGCCCAACAGCAACAACTGGCAACCACTTGA
- a CDS encoding glycosyltransferase family 2 protein, whose amino-acid sequence MLASIVIRTYNEQRYLPQLLEAVAEQTLADLGCEVIVVDSGSSDRTVQIAQRFGCRLVHIQKADFSFGRSLNLGCQAARGEYLVFISGHCVPTSSQWLAQLLHPLQAQRAVLTYGRQLGGEQTRFSEKQVFSKFYPPASRIPQTGFFCNNANAALLRPIWLRNPFNEALTGLEDMELGKRLIAQGLQIAYVAEAAVWHYHDESWSKVLHRYEREAIALQHIMPEVHIHFLDFLRYLTAAIWSDSRAAIQSGLLGSKLKEICLFRLMQFWGSYRGNWEHRTLSRHKKEMYFGYLETAAAAQSAAKPNELETTSAPRVDI is encoded by the coding sequence ATGCTGGCCAGCATCGTCATCCGCACCTACAACGAGCAACGCTATCTTCCCCAACTGTTGGAAGCGGTTGCCGAGCAAACTTTAGCGGATCTGGGCTGCGAGGTGATCGTCGTCGATTCCGGCTCATCCGATCGGACCGTTCAGATAGCCCAGCGCTTCGGCTGCCGGCTTGTCCATATTCAAAAAGCAGACTTCTCCTTCGGTCGCTCGCTGAACCTCGGTTGCCAGGCCGCCCGAGGGGAGTATCTGGTTTTTATCAGTGGCCACTGCGTCCCGACCAGTTCGCAGTGGTTGGCTCAACTGCTGCACCCCCTGCAAGCCCAGCGGGCAGTACTTACCTATGGTCGTCAACTCGGCGGCGAGCAGACGCGCTTCAGTGAAAAGCAGGTTTTCAGTAAATTCTATCCACCAGCCAGCCGCATTCCACAGACAGGTTTTTTCTGCAACAACGCCAACGCCGCTTTACTACGGCCGATCTGGTTGCGCAACCCTTTTAACGAAGCCCTGACCGGCCTGGAGGATATGGAACTGGGCAAGCGCCTGATCGCTCAGGGGCTTCAAATCGCCTACGTCGCCGAAGCAGCGGTCTGGCACTACCACGACGAGTCGTGGTCAAAGGTGCTGCACCGCTACGAGCGCGAGGCGATCGCTCTGCAGCACATCATGCCCGAAGTACATATTCACTTTCTCGATTTTCTGCGCTATCTGACAGCAGCGATCTGGTCAGACAGCCGCGCTGCCATCCAATCGGGCCTTCTTGGATCAAAATTAAAAGAGATCTGTCTTTTTCGTCTGATGCAATTCTGGGGCAGCTACCGGGGCAATTGGGAGCACCGCACCCTGTCCCGCCACAAAAAAGAAATGTATTTTGGATATCTAGAAACTGCCGCCGCCGCCCAATCAGCGGCAAAACCGAACGAGCTGGAGACAACTTCCGCCCCACGCGTGGATATATGA
- a CDS encoding MBL fold metallo-hydrolase encodes MGAMTSDDRQAIVVRPLGQAGFKLTFEHTVVYIDPYLSDYVAKVEGPDMRRQISIPVLPETIDDADWVFISHIHIDHCDPETLLPISRASQTCRFLCPNTVKICLSDLGIAPERLVLAPEKEWLPLGPHLRVRAVPAVHPCIERDESGCLLCVGYVLDYRGRLLYHAGDTSPADELVEALKQLGTIDTALLPVNERNFYRERRGILGNMSVREAFQLADEIGTRTVVPMHWDMFAPNAVFREEIELLYQLLQPSFQLRLQPTSL; translated from the coding sequence ATGGGCGCGATGACGAGCGATGACAGGCAGGCGATTGTTGTGCGTCCCCTCGGACAGGCGGGGTTCAAGCTGACCTTTGAGCACACGGTGGTCTACATCGATCCTTACCTTAGCGACTACGTTGCGAAGGTTGAGGGGCCGGATATGCGAAGACAAATCAGCATTCCTGTGCTGCCCGAGACAATCGATGACGCCGATTGGGTTTTTATCTCTCACATCCATATCGACCACTGCGACCCGGAGACATTGCTGCCGATTTCGCGCGCTTCCCAGACCTGCCGTTTTCTGTGTCCCAACACCGTCAAGATATGCCTGAGCGATCTGGGTATCGCGCCGGAGCGTCTGGTGCTCGCTCCAGAAAAGGAGTGGTTGCCCCTTGGACCACACCTGCGCGTGCGGGCAGTTCCTGCCGTTCATCCGTGCATCGAAAGGGACGAGTCCGGCTGTTTGCTCTGTGTCGGCTACGTCCTCGACTATCGGGGCCGGCTGCTCTATCATGCCGGGGACACTTCACCTGCCGACGAATTGGTAGAAGCACTCAAACAGCTCGGCACCATCGATACTGCTCTGCTTCCGGTCAACGAGCGCAACTTTTATCGCGAAAGGCGAGGCATTCTCGGTAACATGTCCGTGCGTGAGGCTTTTCAGCTCGCCGATGAAATAGGCACCCGGACAGTCGTCCCGATGCACTGGGATATGTTTGCTCCAAATGCTGTTTTCCGCGAAGAAATCGAGTTGCTCTACCAGCTCCTGCAGCCATCTTTTCAGCTGCGGCTGCAACCCACCTCCTTGTAG
- a CDS encoding UDP-glucuronic acid decarboxylase family protein, with the protein MRVLVTGGAGFIGSHLCDRLLAAGDEVICVDNFFTGTRANVAHLRDHLNFELIRHDITEPIRLEVDRIYHLACPASPIHYQYNPVKTVKTSVLGTLNMLGLAKRVRARILLASTSEVYGDPLVHPQNEDYWGHVNPIGIRSCYDESKRLAETLMMDYHRQNRVDIRIIRIFNTYGPRMSEGDGRVVSNFLFQALRGEPLTVYGEGQQTRSFCYVSDLVEGMIRLMNGEHIGPINIGNPDEFTILELAEQVRALVNPELPIIFKPLPSDDPRQRQPDIARARTLLGWEPTVPLAEGLRRTVVEFRHRLGLDG; encoded by the coding sequence ATGCGCGTTCTGGTGACTGGTGGAGCAGGCTTTATCGGCTCCCATTTGTGCGATCGCTTGTTGGCAGCGGGGGATGAGGTAATCTGTGTTGACAATTTCTTTACGGGGACGCGCGCAAACGTCGCTCATCTGCGCGATCATCTCAACTTCGAGTTGATCCGCCACGACATTACCGAACCGATCCGCCTGGAGGTGGACCGCATCTATCATCTGGCCTGCCCGGCTTCGCCCATCCACTACCAGTACAACCCGGTCAAGACGGTCAAGACAAGCGTTCTGGGCACGCTCAACATGCTGGGTCTTGCCAAGCGCGTGCGGGCCCGGATCTTGCTTGCCTCGACTTCTGAAGTTTACGGCGATCCGCTGGTGCATCCGCAGAACGAGGATTACTGGGGGCACGTCAATCCGATCGGCATTCGCAGCTGTTACGACGAGTCGAAGCGCCTGGCGGAGACGCTGATGATGGACTACCACCGCCAGAACCGGGTCGATATTCGGATTATCCGCATCTTTAATACCTACGGGCCCCGGATGAGCGAGGGGGACGGACGGGTGGTGAGCAACTTTCTTTTTCAGGCCCTGCGCGGCGAGCCGCTTACGGTCTACGGCGAAGGCCAGCAGACGCGCAGCTTCTGTTATGTCTCCGATCTGGTCGAAGGGATGATCCGGCTGATGAACGGCGAACACATTGGGCCGATCAATATTGGCAACCCCGACGAATTTACGATTCTTGAGTTGGCGGAGCAGGTGCGTGCGCTTGTCAACCCCGAACTGCCGATCATCTTCAAGCCGCTGCCCTCGGACGATCCCCGGCAACGGCAACCGGACATTGCGCGGGCGCGCACGCTCCTGGGCTGGGAGCCGACGGTACCGCTCGCCGAGGGGCTCAGGCGCACCGTGGTCGAGTTTCGGCACAGGCTCGGCCTCGATGGCTGA
- a CDS encoding radical SAM protein — protein sequence MAPLVCNYYVTYKCNARCHFCDIWALTPPPEASFETIRTNLIDLRRLGVKYVDFTGGEPLLRPDIVEIYTAAKRLGLLTSLTTNTILYPKKAQQLRGLVDFLNFSLDGPDAASHNQSRGVDLFERLIESVRLARSLGEYPTLNFTVTAQNYERIAEVAELANRLEVRAWLNPAFTAHEHYNNNKNPTPALVAAIRHAAERYRGILGYNKAALALIEAGGNHTADPRCKAVEAVIVISPDDKLLLPCYHFAQHSEPIAGRLFELYSSGEKVAEYRASQGRLSVCEGCTVWCYLIPSFFKGLDRYTLLNGLSYADEFFARRRGRRSRSAATAVLH from the coding sequence ATGGCACCGCTGGTCTGCAACTATTACGTCACCTACAAGTGCAACGCCCGCTGCCATTTTTGTGACATCTGGGCACTCACGCCGCCTCCGGAGGCAAGCTTCGAGACGATCCGCACCAACTTGATCGATCTGAGGCGACTGGGGGTCAAGTACGTTGACTTTACCGGCGGCGAGCCGCTTTTGCGCCCCGATATCGTCGAGATTTACACAGCCGCCAAGCGCCTGGGCCTGCTTACCAGCCTCACCACCAACACGATTCTGTATCCTAAAAAGGCGCAGCAGTTGCGGGGACTGGTCGATTTTTTAAATTTCTCCCTCGACGGGCCAGACGCCGCTTCCCACAACCAGTCGCGGGGCGTGGATCTATTTGAGCGGTTGATCGAGTCGGTGCGGTTGGCCCGGTCGCTGGGCGAATACCCGACGCTCAACTTTACGGTCACTGCTCAAAATTACGAACGCATCGCGGAGGTGGCCGAGCTGGCCAACCGCCTGGAGGTGCGCGCCTGGCTCAATCCCGCCTTTACTGCCCACGAACATTACAACAACAACAAAAATCCCACCCCGGCCCTGGTTGCAGCGATTCGCCACGCCGCCGAACGCTATCGGGGCATCCTCGGCTACAACAAAGCCGCCCTTGCACTTATCGAAGCTGGCGGCAACCACACCGCCGATCCGCGCTGCAAGGCAGTCGAGGCGGTGATCGTCATCTCGCCCGACGACAAGCTGCTTTTGCCCTGCTACCACTTTGCCCAACACTCTGAGCCGATCGCAGGCCGACTTTTTGAACTTTATAGTAGCGGCGAGAAAGTGGCCGAGTACCGCGCTTCCCAGGGGCGGCTATCGGTCTGTGAGGGCTGCACGGTCTGGTGCTACCTCATACCGAGCTTCTTTAAGGGGCTCGATCGCTACACGCTGCTCAACGGACTCAGCTACGCCGACGAATTTTTTGCCCGCCGCCGGGGCCGCCGCTCCCGGAGTGCGGCGACGGCAGTGTTACACTGA
- a CDS encoding NAD(P)H-quinone oxidoreductase subunit N codes for MPLLNLVPDNGTRFVAAVEKQGALALWFPPEGGLEGNYQRRLRGAGYRTQLLSARGLGDLSRFLLESHGVRPAHLGKKEKRVFDLPPELAIYMDNLPPSARGFVLWLIEGKVLSLAELEYLSMLPAAVAKLKIVIELGSDRGIRWLPLAEAVSKMAEGS; via the coding sequence ATGCCTCTGCTGAATCTGGTCCCCGACAATGGCACCCGCTTTGTAGCGGCAGTCGAAAAACAGGGGGCGCTGGCGCTCTGGTTTCCACCGGAGGGCGGCCTTGAGGGCAACTACCAGCGCCGGTTGCGCGGAGCAGGCTACCGGACGCAGCTTTTGAGCGCTAGAGGGCTCGGAGATCTTTCGCGCTTTTTGCTCGAAAGCCACGGGGTCAGACCGGCCCACCTGGGCAAAAAAGAAAAGCGCGTCTTCGATCTGCCGCCGGAACTGGCCATTTACATGGACAACCTGCCCCCCAGCGCCAGAGGCTTTGTGCTTTGGCTCATCGAGGGCAAAGTGCTCTCGCTGGCAGAATTAGAGTATTTATCTATGTTGCCTGCAGCGGTGGCAAAACTCAAGATCGTCATCGAACTCGGCAGCGATAGGGGCATTCGCTGGCTTCCCCTGGCTGAGGCAGTTTCAAAGATGGCGGAGGGAAGCTAG